GTGTTGAACGCTGGTGGTCAAAAGAAGAACAAATTGAATTAAGAATTGTAGAAGAAAATAAAACGATTGACATTAGCGGTTTTAGCGAATTAATAGGTGACGCTTCAGAAACACTAAAAGAATATTCTGATTTACTGAAAGGTGTTGCCGAAAAAAAAAAGTTAGTATGCGATTTTCATGAAATATCCTTATCAGATAATAATTATTTCAATCTCTTTATCGGAAAACGTTTGGTTAAAAAAAACCTAATTCACATAAAAGGGGACATGCCTATTTTTAGTGCAAATGCAAAATTTCCAATTTCATTTCATAGCCAAAGTAATATAACAGACTTTTCAAATAATTTTGTGCTTTGGGGCATTGATGGTGATTTTGATTTTAATTTCATTCCTAAAAACACTCCTTTTGTAACCACTGACCATTGCGGTACAATCAGAATTTTGAAAGACGATATTTTGCCCGAATACTTAATGCTACAACTTCAAACAGTAAAACACAAGTATGGTTTTGACAGGGGACTGCGGTCATCTTTAAAAAATATGCAAAATGTTTGTGTTGAAATTCCTTTTGATGAACAAGGCAATATTGATGTTGAAAAACAAAAAGAAGTTATAGAAAAATACGAATATATTGCAGAGTTGAATAAAAAAATTTCACAATACAAAAAACAGATAGAGGAATTGAAAGTTGAAATAGAAAATGAATATGATATAGAAAAATTTAGATTGGATAATTTGTTTGAAATAAAAAGCGGTAATTCAAAACTTACACAAAACTATCTAAATAATCATAAAGGCGAATATGTTGTTTATTCTGCAAATACCAAACAAAATGGAATATTCGGACATATTGATTCATACGATTTCGATATTGAGTGTATTCAATTAACCGCTAATGGCGTTTATGCAGGAACTTTCTTTTACAGAGAAAAACATAAATTCAGCATTAATGGCGATGCAAGATTATTAATTAAGAAAAATGAGAAGTTAGATTATCATTATCTTCTTAATGAATTGAAAAATGTTTTTATTGCACATAATTTTAATTGGGAAAACAAACCAACTATTGAAAAAATAAAACCAATAGAAATTTCAGTCCCAATTAATTCCAAGTGTGAATTTGACTTGTCCGCTCAACAACAAATTGCCGAAAAACACCACAAAATAGAACAAATCAAAAAAAGCATTTCGGAAGAATTAGATAAAATCGCAAGCATAGAGATAGATTTTGATTAAGAATTCTATTTTCTGTTGGAAACATTAAATACTATGCAAAAAATAAACATCTCCGAAAACGAAGCGCCGCAAAGAGTTGACAGGTTTTTGTGTAAATACCTGAATAACGCGGAGAACTCTGTAGTTCATAGGCTTTTGCGGAAAAATATCGTCAGAATAAACGGGAAAAGAATAAAAGAAAACGCAATTTTGCAAGTCGGCGACGTTTTGGGGATTTCGCTTTCGCAAGAGCAGATTTCGCAATTACAAAAAGAAAAACCGCCTGTTTGCGTACAGAAATCAAATCTGAATATTGTCTATGAAGACGATGAAATCTTAGTTGTTGACAAACCCGCCGGACTTTTGACGCATCCCGATAAATCCGAATACCAAAACACGCTTGCGACACATGTTCGGACGTATC
This is a stretch of genomic DNA from Chitinispirillales bacterium. It encodes these proteins:
- a CDS encoding N-6 DNA methylase → KSNIEIFGYDIGFDKDEQKTIILAKANMLIYFSELIKDNKTITTQFADLFNKSFELKKNSILGTLAVKEEEKYDLILSNPPYVTSGSSNIKEEIKRKNLSNYYKINAMGLEGLFMEWIIKALKPNGKAFIVVPDGILNRQNDKNLRQYILDECTIDGIISLPVKTFFSTPKKTYILCITKKGNRLEQQIEPVFTYLVSEIGESRDIYRFEIEQDDLTEAINWFNQFKNAKTTFKCDEKRCKIQPISKFNPENHWSVERWWSKEEQIELRIVEENKTIDISGFSELIGDASETLKEYSDLLKGVAEKKKLVCDFHEISLSDNNYFNLFIGKRLVKKNLIHIKGDMPIFSANAKFPISFHSQSNITDFSNNFVLWGIDGDFDFNFIPKNTPFVTTDHCGTIRILKDDILPEYLMLQLQTVKHKYGFDRGLRSSLKNMQNVCVEIPFDEQGNIDVEKQKEVIEKYEYIAELNKKISQYKKQIEELKVEIENEYDIEKFRLDNLFEIKSGNSKLTQNYLNNHKGEYVVYSANTKQNGIFGHIDSYDFDIECIQLTANGVYAGTFFYREKHKFSINGDARLLIKKNEKLDYHYLLNELKNVFIAHNFNWENKPTIEKIKPIEISVPINSKCEFDLSAQQQIAEKHHKIEQIKKSISEELDKIASIEIDFD